The Osmia bicornis bicornis chromosome 12, iOsmBic2.1, whole genome shotgun sequence genome contains the following window.
AAAGCTGGGATAAAGCTTCGCGTTCAAAAAGTTTTTCCTCAAGCTCTACTTCTACGGATAATAACGTTGTCTCTGCTTTAGAAGCTAAAAAAGACAATCAAGTAAAAGTGAGTTCTATTTAGAAGGTTAATCGATGTAGTTTCTTATCGTTTGAAACATTTTTGGATCGttggaattttcattttattaatttcatatattttctttgttttctcaAAGATTCTGTATGGTATCACTTTTACTTTCTTCGAATTTGGTTTTAAGTGAACACACGCatgtattacatatgtaaatatatacGAGTATACGGACACACGCATATATGtatctatatatgtataaatatattctttttctttacagAACTTATCCAGCGGAGAAACAGGTCCACCTCTTTTAAATGGTGAACGTGTGCAAGGCATTGCTCACGAAGTAACATACGTTTGTCCTTACTCGGGACCAGTTCGAGGAATTCTTAGcgttacaaattacaaacttCATTTTCGGAGCGTAGATCGTGATACGCCTTACGTAGTCCAAGTACCTTTAGGTGTAGTTAGCAGAATCGAAAAAGTGGGCGGTGCGTCCAGCAGGGGAGAGAATTCTTATGGGATCGAAGTGTTCTGTAAGGACATGAGGAATCTCAGATTTGCTCATAAACAGGAAAATCATTCGAGGAGGGACGTTTTCGAAAAATTGCAACAATATTCGTTTCCGTTGTCCCATAAATTACCTCTTTTTGCGTTCGAATACTCCGATACGTTTCCTGAAAATGGCTGGAACGTTTATGAACCTATAGCCGAATTAAAACGAATGGTaacgaataaattattatagatcaGATACGCGTTAATCGATTAAACGAGATGCAATGTAAAGAATATTGGTTTTGCCATTTGTTTTAGGGAGTAAACAATGATATGTGGAAGATATCAAAAATCAATGACACATACTCTATATGCGATAGTTATCCAGCGGTATGGGCAGTGCCTGCTGCAGCAACCGACGAAGATTTACAAGCGTCCGCAGCTTTCCGGAGTAGAGGAAGACTTCCGGTACTATCGTGGATCCATCCAGAGAGTCAAGCAACGATAACTCGTTGTGCTCAACCACTGGTCGGAGTTGGTGGTAAACGTAGTCGCGAAGACGAGAGATATGTTCAGCTTATTATGGATGCTAATGCGCAAAGtcacaaattatttattatggATGCTCGACCAATGACAAACGCGGTAGCAAACAAAGCGAAGGGTGGCGGCTATGAAAGCGAGGATGCTTATCAGAACGCAGAGCTCGTGTTTCTTGATATTCATAACATACACGTTATGAGGGAGAGCCTTAGAAAATTAAAGGGTAaggtttcttttttctccgtTTGCTGAAGAATGAGACTGGTTTTACctgaatgaaaaagaaaatcaaattgatattatgaaaatttatttttcagaattGTGTTTTCCAACAATTGACGAGGTCAGATGGCTGTCGGGAATAGAATCTACCGTCTGGTTGAAACATATTAAATACGTGCTCGCTGGAGCGGTACGAATTGTTGATAAAGTAGAAAACCATAAAACTTCGGTTTTAGTACATTGTTCCGATGGTTGGGATAGAACGGCCcaggtacatacatatatgtattatcaaataatactgaaatattttgttacgAGATatgcttttaattttttgaaattaccTTATCGCAGCTGACAGCACTTGCCATGTTGATGCTAGATCCCTATTATAGAACAATCAAAGGTTTTCAAGTACTTGTAGAGAAAGAATGGCTTAGTTTTGGTCACAAATTTCAGCAGGTGTGTAAAACATCTGATGAACAGACAGACAGATTGGATGtattgattaataataacaaaataggtacataataatacatatataatttCGTTCTTAATTTCTACTAGAGGATTGGACATGGTGATGAACATCACAGTGATGCAGACAGGTCGCCAGTATTTTTGCAGTTCATGGATTGCGTGTGGCAAATAGGTCGTCAGTTTCCAAATGCGTTCGAATTTAACGAACACTTCCTAATCACTATTCTCGACCATCTGTATTCGTGTAGATTTGGCACATTTCTATTCAGCAGGTATTTATAATATCTTACACCGGTCATTGGGCGCGCGATCGATGTCATCGATcattatttacaaataatcACACTTTTGCAGCGAACGCGAAAGAGTTCAAGAACAAGTTAAACAAAAAACTGTTTCACTTTGGTCATATACGAACAGCCAGTTGTCGCTTTATCAGAATCCGTTATACTGGGCCGCTCCGAATTATCAGATAGTTTTAATTCCGATCGCCAGTATGAGATACATTAAGCCATGGAAAAGTTTGTATTGCAGATGGAATCCAAGTATGCGGCAGCAGGTTTGTGAAGCTAGTAGACTATTTAAtgatttgatttttttttttttttttttaataagatgattaattttttaattaaggtTATCAATTACTTGTGTAGGATCCCGTTTACCAACGAACAAGAGAGCTTCTAGTATTAAAGGAACAACTTGAGAAACAGCTCGAGGAAGGCCGCCGTGAACAGGCTAGTCGAGCAAACCGATCAGTGACCTCGACAGCACCGCCTCGAATACATTCCCCGGTTCATTCATAGCGCGCGGCAACGATTCATTCTCATCTTTTAATGATCATCTCTAGTTAGTtgtaaatgatatttttctttgcTTGTTTTCATGTGATATGTGTGAGAATGAAATCAGAAAGAAGCCAAGTTTTGCGTACTACAAAATGTATTCACATTACCGTTATAATATTCTAATAAATAACTACTTTAAGTACACATACGTACAAGAAGTGCATTATTACCTAAGTGACAACCTAAATATAAGAGGAAAATCTAAATATACtcattttatacttttttttgGGATAATGATTGACCGAAAGTGTAAAAACGGTAATTCAACGGTCACCGTGGGTAAACTACGTCTCAGGGGCCCAAACTACAGATGGTAGTTCCCCTCGTAAGTAGGGGTCAAAGAGGTCACTACTAACTTTTCAGACTCGAGAGTACACGACGATCCACTGCATCACGGTATTCCTCCATTTCCTTTCGGCATCGGGTAGAATTTAGTAGTTGTATACCGGTGGAAATCGCATAACCAGGCAACTTTCCCATCAACGCTTCCGGCTCTGGTTTGAATGCATACAtaagtacatatgtatatgtatatgtttaTATTCGTTGAATCTTCCTGTTAGAAGTACTGACTGTTCGTAAGAATATTATCGTAGGTACTTCAATGATCGCCGACAATCCAAATGACGCAAGGTAGGTAACTATACATATTCCGACACTACAAATActctgaaatgaaataaatagtaTTTTTATCAAGAATTCACATGTCTGTGAATTCAGAggatatgaataataaattaatattaaaaacttaCGGTCGTTAAAAAGTCAACGTTTAATGGGTAATTGCTAAACATACCCATAAATTGTATCAAGAATGGATTTAGAAGGTAAGCGCAGAACGTTACTCTACTGAAGGGAATCCAGTACTTTAATGACAAAAATTGATTTATGATATCTGCAATTGcaagaaaaacaaagaaaacacTTTTATCAGCATTCGTATTGTACTTATTAGGTATgttctattaaaaaaaaaaaaaaaaaaaaaaaagaaaaaaaaatgtaaaatagtgATAAATTTGTAAGATATTGTTAGGTTTTACCGGCATTGTTTGTGGCACAGGCAATTACGAGCCACGCTATTCCAAGGCTCCAAGCTAATCTGCTAAACGTCTCGTAAAGTACTGATACAGTAAGCGACACGTTTCTATTTGAGATACCAAACAGAATCGTGCAATTACAAAAAACGCTGAGGAACCAGCCGGCAGCTAACTGTTTCTGAAATAATTGAAAGCTTTAAAGGTATTGTAATAttgataagaaaaaaagaaaaaaagaaaaaggatcaGTAATTAGTGGTACCCTTGAcagatgtaatttataattgattttttcaagaaaCGCCGATGTGCCCATCCCTACTATGTACGGTTGTATTCTCATCCATGGATGCACGTACATGGAAGCAATCATTTCAAATTGCATATCGAATCTATTATACAAAGTGTACCACCTCTAGATTCTCCATATTCAACTAATATAGGTacagaataaataaagaaatattttttcttactCACGTAGGAATGTATCCTGCGTTGTATGTTAAATAAGCGTGCACCAACGTGGATAAAAATATAGTAGCAATGGTTAAGCTTAGGGCAATGTAGTAGTAGCTGAAGGTAATTAAATTATGTACAATGAAAAGAGTTTCTACGAATTACTAGATTGACGGGAAAGCAAAAGGGGTTGGTTGACACAGTTACCTTCTGGATAATATCAATATAAAGATACCGAAAATAAAGAACTGCATGTTAACGGCGATATACCAGCTCCATGTCAGgcactaaaaaaaaaaaacaattagtaTTTTTGCTGAAAAGTGTACatttactaataataatattatattggCAATAAATTTAGATTTACCATACCATATCATCCCATTCGAGGAAATTATTGATGTAGAGTATATTTCTCCACCAGTATTTTGAGCATACTTGGTGCACCGGTTCATGGAAATAcatcaatgaaaatttttcaagccAAGCGAAGTTTATGATGACGAGCAATATTATAATCAAGTACGTCGGTGTAatcctttttaattttagttcgaattttttatacaatttttgaaacaaGTCGAGATGATAACATAAAGAAAGCCTGAGAGAGTGTACCTGACGTATTTTTTGATGATTGCACTAATGAATATCATTACATTCCTGCTAAATGAAACGTTATTATTTTCGTTCCTTTGTAATTTCAGATATCCAAACACCACGAGGAAACCACTCATAAAGAAAAACGTATCCACGGCCAGTGTACCATTGGCTAAGATTTGCGATTCAATATTACTGGTTATTATATAGATCTCTGCCTTGTTACCTAAACTTAGCGGAACAGCTGAAGATTAGAGATTGTatgattaaatgaattatttcaaGCAACTTGAAGATTTACTTTACCTGTAACGTTCAGTGTGTATAATAAAACGTGGATAAACATGATCCATATCATTCCAAACACCCTGATGCCATGAAACGCACTCAAATCTTTTGAACTATTGtctaatttgaatatttctttcatGTTCGAATAAACTGAGAAACATATAAGGATTTTTACAATTCGATTCTCTGTTTTCAGTTCTGATGGTACAGCATCGTCCTCTTCATTATATTCCGATTTCTCCTCCACCGTGTGGTTCTTCAATTCTATTATTGAACAACAACAATTTTCTATTGTTAAACAAGACCAGGATCGCAAAACTATCGCAAAACTATTGTAATTCTAACGATAAGTATCGTTTACCGATAATGCCGTCGTCTGTTTTTTTCTGTAGACGTTTCTGGTAGATGAGAATATCGTATAACGTGG
Protein-coding sequences here:
- the LOC114877561 gene encoding myotubularin-related protein 2 isoform X2; amino-acid sequence: MEKKSSAELLNIEQNNSKNASSDSLNSDSKSSSLNSKMGQESESWDKASRSKSFSSSSTSTDNNVVSALEAKKDNQVKNLSSGETGPPLLNGERVQGIAHEVTYVCPYSGPVRGILSVTNYKLHFRSVDRDTPYVVQVPLGVVSRIEKVGGASSRGENSYGIEVFCKDMRNLRFAHKQENHSRRDVFEKLQQYSFPLSHKLPLFAFEYSDTFPENGWNVYEPIAELKRMGVNNDMWKISKINDTYSICDSYPAVWAVPAAATDEDLQASAAFRSRGRLPVLSWIHPESQATITRCAQPLVGVGGKRSREDERYVQLIMDANAQSHKLFIMDARPMTNAVANKAKGGGYESEDAYQNAELVFLDIHNIHVMRESLRKLKELCFPTIDEVRWLSGIESTVWLKHIKYVLAGAVRIVDKVENHKTSVLVHCSDGWDRTAQLTALAMLMLDPYYRTIKGFQVLVEKEWLSFGHKFQQRIGHGDEHHSDADRSPVFLQFMDCVWQIGRQFPNAFEFNEHFLITILDHLYSCRFGTFLFSSERERVQEQVKQKTVSLWSYTNSQLSLYQNPLYWAAPNYQIVLIPIASMRYIKPWKSLYCRWNPSMRQQVINYLCRIPFTNEQESF
- the LOC114877561 gene encoding myotubularin-related protein 2 isoform X1 produces the protein MEKKSSAELLNIEQNNSKNASSDSLNSDSKSSSLNSKMGQESESWDKASRSKSFSSSSTSTDNNVVSALEAKKDNQVKNLSSGETGPPLLNGERVQGIAHEVTYVCPYSGPVRGILSVTNYKLHFRSVDRDTPYVVQVPLGVVSRIEKVGGASSRGENSYGIEVFCKDMRNLRFAHKQENHSRRDVFEKLQQYSFPLSHKLPLFAFEYSDTFPENGWNVYEPIAELKRMGVNNDMWKISKINDTYSICDSYPAVWAVPAAATDEDLQASAAFRSRGRLPVLSWIHPESQATITRCAQPLVGVGGKRSREDERYVQLIMDANAQSHKLFIMDARPMTNAVANKAKGGGYESEDAYQNAELVFLDIHNIHVMRESLRKLKELCFPTIDEVRWLSGIESTVWLKHIKYVLAGAVRIVDKVENHKTSVLVHCSDGWDRTAQLTALAMLMLDPYYRTIKGFQVLVEKEWLSFGHKFQQRIGHGDEHHSDADRSPVFLQFMDCVWQIGRQFPNAFEFNEHFLITILDHLYSCRFGTFLFSSERERVQEQVKQKTVSLWSYTNSQLSLYQNPLYWAAPNYQIVLIPIASMRYIKPWKSLYCRWNPSMRQQDPVYQRTRELLVLKEQLEKQLEEGRREQASRANRSVTSTAPPRIHSPVHS
- the LOC114877561 gene encoding myotubularin-related protein 2 isoform X3, translated to MEKKSSAELLNIEQNNSKNASSDSLNSDSKSSSLNSKMGQESNLSSGETGPPLLNGERVQGIAHEVTYVCPYSGPVRGILSVTNYKLHFRSVDRDTPYVVQVPLGVVSRIEKVGGASSRGENSYGIEVFCKDMRNLRFAHKQENHSRRDVFEKLQQYSFPLSHKLPLFAFEYSDTFPENGWNVYEPIAELKRMGVNNDMWKISKINDTYSICDSYPAVWAVPAAATDEDLQASAAFRSRGRLPVLSWIHPESQATITRCAQPLVGVGGKRSREDERYVQLIMDANAQSHKLFIMDARPMTNAVANKAKGGGYESEDAYQNAELVFLDIHNIHVMRESLRKLKELCFPTIDEVRWLSGIESTVWLKHIKYVLAGAVRIVDKVENHKTSVLVHCSDGWDRTAQLTALAMLMLDPYYRTIKGFQVLVEKEWLSFGHKFQQRIGHGDEHHSDADRSPVFLQFMDCVWQIGRQFPNAFEFNEHFLITILDHLYSCRFGTFLFSSERERVQEQVKQKTVSLWSYTNSQLSLYQNPLYWAAPNYQIVLIPIASMRYIKPWKSLYCRWNPSMRQQDPVYQRTRELLVLKEQLEKQLEEGRREQASRANRSVTSTAPPRIHSPVHS